From a region of the Coprococcus comes ATCC 27758 genome:
- a CDS encoding Fic family protein — protein MNSDRQYDRTMELWRSYSIATSLELAAHLENFAILFSYNSGKIENREITYHDTHEIFKNGRVCGYTGDLRTLYEIKNLKDASELMYRWFDERKPITLDSIREMQFELTKGTYNERRWELGERPGEFKKNDLWGVGMHDVAAPVDEIEDDLQQDLDEVSEFGDENPLVAAAFWHARFEGVHAFADGNGRTGRAMMNYYLLLHNHPPIVIFDEDRKDYYAALDGFDMTGDLKPLIGFLRRETCKTWESAVQREDRSHQMSLEKKRDTVSRRVSLDEINNNFNAR, from the coding sequence ATGAATTCAGATAGACAATACGATCGCACTATGGAATTGTGGCGCAGTTACAGTATCGCTACGTCGCTTGAGTTGGCAGCGCACCTGGAAAATTTTGCAATATTATTCTCTTACAACTCAGGGAAAATCGAGAATAGAGAAATCACTTACCATGATACGCACGAGATTTTTAAGAATGGCCGTGTATGCGGTTACACAGGAGACCTGCGGACGCTTTACGAGATTAAGAATCTGAAAGACGCAAGTGAGCTGATGTACCGGTGGTTCGATGAGCGTAAACCTATCACGCTCGATTCCATTCGGGAGATGCAGTTTGAACTGACGAAAGGCACTTACAACGAGCGGCGTTGGGAACTTGGGGAAAGACCGGGGGAATTCAAGAAAAACGATTTATGGGGAGTCGGCATGCATGATGTTGCCGCTCCTGTAGATGAGATCGAGGACGACCTTCAGCAGGACCTTGATGAGGTTTCCGAGTTTGGAGATGAAAATCCTCTGGTGGCAGCTGCGTTTTGGCACGCGAGGTTTGAGGGCGTTCATGCTTTTGCAGACGGGAACGGCAGGACTGGTAGAGCGATGATGAATTACTATCTGCTATTGCACAACCATCCTCCGATCGTAATTTTCGATGAAGACCGGAAAGACTATTATGCGGCACTGGACGGTTTTGATATGACGGGTGACCTGAAACCGCTGATCGGTTTTTTACGTCGGGAGACATGTAAGACATGGGAGAGTGCAGTTCAGAGAGAAGATCGGTCCCATCAGATGTCGCTCGAAAAGAAGAGAGATACTGTGAGTAGAAGAGTCAGTCTAGATGAGATAAATAATAACTTTAATGCTCGGTAG
- a CDS encoding single-stranded DNA-binding protein, with protein sequence MSINRVNISGHLTRDPELRMTPKGTQVLSFGIAVNDRRLNRETNQWEDYPNFVECTMFGTRAEAVGRIVRKGMKVSIDGKLRFNQWETKDGQKRSRLTVVVDTIDFMSQGNQSQNASANRPAAQTQQTPVVPDVPAVMDVYDEDIPF encoded by the coding sequence ATGTCTATCAACCGCGTCAACATTTCCGGTCATCTTACGCGCGATCCGGAGCTTCGTATGACTCCGAAGGGGACGCAGGTTCTCTCTTTCGGTATTGCCGTCAACGATCGCCGACTCAATCGCGAGACCAACCAGTGGGAGGACTATCCGAATTTCGTCGAGTGCACCATGTTCGGCACGCGTGCCGAGGCCGTGGGCCGTATCGTTCGAAAGGGTATGAAGGTCAGCATTGACGGCAAGCTTCGCTTTAACCAGTGGGAGACGAAGGACGGTCAGAAGCGTTCTCGCCTTACCGTCGTCGTAGATACAATCGACTTCATGAGCCAGGGTAACCAGTCTCAGAATGCTTCCGCTAACAGGCCGGCGGCACAGACTCAGCAGACGCCTGTTGTTCCGGATGTTCCCGCAGTGATGGACGTCTACGATGAGGATATCCCGTTCTAA
- a CDS encoding ParA family protein, which translates to MKTIAICNHKGGVGKTALSMAIAEGLHRKGKRTLLVDLDQQMNATQQAKIDTTDEVTVYDLLTSFDYTAKDGIKHFDGGDIIPGDVLVSNVESDMAKLDTRLTMLADAMEGIDDDYDYAIIDCPPSLGLVTRNAMVAADELIVPVIPNRSSLKGFTNIQKCVNSVRRNKRLNPNLRIAGIVVNMFDGRTSLSRGVVNELPSIARAANTKMFHTIIRKCEAVNKAQSANVSIFDYDPNCNAVADFTDFVNEYLEGEDY; encoded by the coding sequence ATGAAGACGATTGCGATTTGTAATCACAAGGGAGGTGTCGGCAAGACCGCACTGTCCATGGCGATTGCAGAGGGGCTGCATCGTAAGGGCAAGCGCACACTGCTCGTTGATCTTGATCAGCAGATGAACGCAACGCAACAGGCAAAAATTGATACGACGGATGAAGTGACGGTTTACGATCTTCTCACTTCGTTCGATTACACGGCGAAAGACGGAATCAAACATTTCGACGGTGGCGATATTATTCCCGGCGATGTCCTTGTTTCGAATGTCGAAAGCGATATGGCGAAACTGGATACGCGCCTTACGATGCTTGCCGATGCAATGGAGGGTATCGATGATGACTATGATTACGCAATCATTGATTGCCCGCCGTCACTTGGATTGGTGACGCGCAATGCGATGGTTGCTGCGGATGAGCTGATCGTTCCGGTAATCCCGAACCGTTCATCCCTAAAAGGATTTACCAATATCCAGAAATGCGTCAACTCGGTTCGCCGCAACAAGCGTCTGAATCCGAATCTCCGCATTGCCGGTATTGTCGTCAACATGTTTGATGGTCGCACGAGTCTTTCGCGCGGTGTGGTTAATGAGCTTCCATCGATCGCACGTGCCGCTAACACAAAGATGTTCCACACGATTATTCGAAAGTGCGAGGCTGTAAATAAAGCGCAGTCTGCTAACGTTTCGATTTTCGATTACGATCCGAACTGCAACGCGGTTGCGGACTTTACTGACTTTGTAAATGAGTATCTTGAAGGAGAGGATTACTAG
- a CDS encoding zinc ribbon domain-containing protein yields MAKSKKTSDAFDMADDIRKEVAAESVADACSTSVPAIYSLAKGDNPRRAKYDKNADVIGYNLRLPANIHRLLKRHCMETNESMNNVVLVALYRDMKNWEDLAPCPHCGAILPVGAQFCPDCGKEI; encoded by the coding sequence ATGGCTAAGAGCAAGAAAACTTCCGACGCATTCGACATGGCTGATGATATCCGCAAGGAGGTTGCCGCCGAGTCTGTTGCTGATGCGTGCAGCACCTCTGTGCCGGCGATCTACTCTCTTGCAAAGGGAGATAACCCTCGTCGTGCGAAATACGACAAGAATGCAGACGTGATCGGCTACAACCTTCGCCTGCCTGCGAATATTCATCGTCTCTTGAAGCGTCACTGCATGGAGACGAACGAAAGTATGAATAACGTTGTGCTGGTTGCTCTTTATAGGGACATGAAGAATTGGGAGGATCTTGCTCCTTGCCCGCATTGCGGCGCTATTCTTCCTGTCGGTGCGCAGTTCTGCCCGGATTGCGGCAAGGAGATTTAG